Within the Pengzhenrongella sicca genome, the region GATGCCGGCGTTGGACCGCCCCTCCGCCATCAGGCCCAGGACCTGGCTCTCGCGCGGCGTCAGGGTCTTCATCGGGTCGTGCCGGCGGCTGCGGACGAGCAGCTGCTGAATCACCTCGGGGTCCAGTGCCGTGCCTCCGGTCGCTACCCGCCGGACGGCCTCGACGAACTCCGCGACGTCCGCCACCCGGTCCTTGAGCAGATACCCGAAGCCGCGCGGGTTCGACGCGATCAGGTCGAGGGCATAGCGCTCCTCGACGTACTGGCTAAGCATCAGCACGGCGACCTCGGGGTGCTGCGCCCGAATCACGAGTGCAGCGCGAACCCCCTCGTCGTTGAACGTCGGTGGCATCCGGATGTCGATGACGCAGATGTCTGGCCCGAGCTCGTCCACACCGCGCAGGAGCCTGTCAGCGTCATCGACGGCGGCGACCACCGTGAGGCCGGCGTCGGTGAGCAGGTGCACCAGACCTTCGCGCAGCAGCACCGAGTCTTCGGCGATCAGGACGCGCACGGTACCTCCACGGTCACTGCGGTCCCGCCACCCGGCGGGCTGTCCACTCGAAGCGAGCCGTCGACAGCGGCGACCCGGTCCCGCAGTCCGGCAAGTCCCCCGCCGGGCGTCTCGGCCGCACCGCCCCTGCCGTCATCGGCGACCTCGACGCGCAGTTGGTCGCCCGCGCGCTCGATCCGCACGGCGGCGTGGGCCGCACCCGAATGCCGAGCAATGTTGGTGAGCGACTCGCTGACCACGAAGTAGGCGACGGCCTCGACCGTCGGGCTCGGCCGCTGCGCCACATCGACGTACACGCGCACCGGAACGGGTGACCGGGCCGCGAGGGCCGACAGCGCCGCGTCGAGGCCCCGATCTGTCAGGACTGCGGGGTGCACGCCGCGCACGACGTTGCGCAAGGTAACGATCGAGTCCTTCGCCTCCTGGTGCGCCTGGTTGACGAGCGCGCGAGCCCCCTCGGGGTCGGTGTCGAACTTGAGCTGTGCGCGACCGAGATTCATCGCCAGCGCGACTAGGTGCTGCTGCGCGCCGTCGTGCAGATCCCGTTCGATCCGGCGGCGTTCAGCGTCAGCCGCGTCAACCATGCGGGATCTCGTCTCGGTGAGCCGGGTCACCTCCCCGCGCAGGGCGTCCTTCTCGGAAGGGGAAAGCAGGGCTTCCGCCAGCGCGAGATGCGCAGCGGCAACACCACCCGTGAGCACCCGGGCGAGCAGCGCAACGACGACCCCCAGTGCAAAGCCCGTGACGATCTCGGCCCCGTTCGACCAGTGCAACCAGGTGACGACCCCGTCCCCGGGCAGGAAGCCCGCGTACGCGGGCAGCGCCACCCCCGCCAGTGCAACGGCCCACGCGGAAATGACCAGCGTGCCTGACAACATTCCGAGGGGAAGCAGCAGCAGGCAGTAGACCGCCTCCTTCCAGAACTCGGCGGAGCGCACTCTGGCGAGCGCTCGACGCACCATGCCACGTCGCCCGAGTGCGTTCCCGCCGAGGCTCGGCATCGGCCGCGGCCGGAGCGTGACGTCCAAGAACAGGCCGGCGCGCTTCAGTTCGATGATCGCCAGGGCGTGGACCACGTAGGAGACCGCGACGAGCACCGGAACGCCGAGCAAGAACACCGGCAGCAAGCCCACACCGACGGCAAGTCCGGCCACCGTCACCGTTCCAGCGACCAGCCCCAGGAAGAGGCTTCCCACCACGTACGCGAGCTCGAGCATGGGTTGGCCGACCCAACGGCCCAGCCAGCGTGCCCCGGGGGTGCTCATGGCATGGTGCCCAGATGGTTGATCACCTGACGAGGCTAATGATCGCGATCGGGCCTCCACGAACCGGCTGGCCACCGGATCCACCGGGGGGTAACCCCACCGTCTCGGTTTCGGCTCCCGTCAGGCCGTCCGAGTCGTCAAGGCCGACCGCAACGAACCAGCACTTCGCGACCGCTAGTGCCGGGCACGAACACGCGTGGTGGTACGGATCCGTGCTCAGGTGAGCGCTCCCCGACTGTGACTGACCAGGCGCTATGACGGACCACCAACCGGACCCGGACCGTAGCCGTCAGGTTAAGTGGTCGAATTCTCCGCGCACCCAGCCGATATGCCGGTCGACAGATCGGCGCAGCACGGCTTTGGCGTCGCGGGTGATGGCGTTGCCGAAGTTGGAGTAGAGCGTGTCGAACTCGAGGCGATTGAGCGCCGCGGCGATGCGCTCGACCACCGGCCCCGACAGCGGGATCCGGTTCGGGTAGCTGCGCATGAACGACACCGAGGTCCGGTCGGGGTTGGCCATGACCGTGTCGCCAGCGAGGATCACGCCGCGTCCCCGCCTTCCCGCTGCCCAGTGCGCCACCGCGCTGCCCGGGAAGTGCCCGCCAACCTGAACCAGCGACAACCCCGGCGCGATGTGCTCGACGGCGCTCCACAGCCGGATCGCCGGGTGCGGTCGGGCCACCCATTCGCGATCGGCTTCGGAGACCAGCACCGGCACCCCGCCCAGCGCCATGCTCCAGGCCACCTGCACGCCGAACATGTGCGGGTGGCTGGCCGCCACTGCAACCACCTCACCGAGCGCGAGGACCTGGTCGACGAGGGCGTCGTCGACGTAGCCCAGCGGATCCCACAGCAGGTTGCCGGCCGGGGTGCGGACCAGCATGCAGGTCTGCCCGATCCCGACGCCAGGGGTAGCCGTGACCGCGTACAAATCACTTTCGAGCTCGACGACCGCACCCCGGTGTCCGGACTCGACTAGCTCCTCCAGTGTCGTCCAGAGCTGGCCCTCAGCAGGGACCCACTGCCGCTCGTCTTCGCAGATCCGGCACTCGACCCGCGCAGCGTGCTCAACCCCGCAGGTCGCGCAGATCCAGAACGTTTCACTCATGGCAGCCACCTTCCCCCGCCACTCGGGGGGCAAGTCAAGGGGCGATCCGTCCGCGCTCGGCATTGAGGTCCTCGACCTGCCGGTTCGGACCCATGCGAGCGAAGACCATCCGTGCGTAGCCAGCGACCATCACCAACACCGGCCGCCTGTCCATGTGACCAGACCTGTGGCCTTGATCGCCATCACCTCGACCGGGTGAAGCCGGATCAAAGTCCAGTCGTCCACGCTCATCACGCTCGACAGCGTCGTGCAGGGGGTCCGCTTTCATTCAAGCCAGTGCGTGGGTCCTTATCCGTCGACACGGCGGGGACTCTCATGGCACGGACACTGTTCGCGCCGCTCGCCCTCGTTAAGCGACCGCTACGTGCTGGCTCCGCCGGTCAGCCGGCCAGTGTTCGGGGATGGTCTCGAGTCGGAGCGGAGGCGCACCGCGCCGGATACTTGCCAAACCGGAAAGTATGATCCATACTTTCCAACATGGAAAACACGAGCGGTTCCCCGACCCCAGAAGAGGCCGCAGCCGAACTGGTCGACGCCGAGGCGTCACGCACGTCGCTGGCCCGTCGCCTCGTCGTGCCCTCGTTCTTCTACATCTCGATCGGGACGGCCATAGCGGTGCAGATCGCCACGACCGCCGTCGGGGTAGCCGACGTCGGCCACCGGGGGGTGTGGAACCCGGCTGGCTGGTTGATGGCAAGCGGCCTGGTTTCGGTGGCCGCAGTGGCGACGATTCAACTGATCCGGTTCCGACGCCTGAACGGCCTGTGGCTCGGCGGTTTCGCCAGCCGTGTCGTCGGCGGAACAGCGGCGGCCGCATCCCTTTCGTACGCGCTGACCTTCGGTGCTGCGATCTGGGCTGCGTTTGCCGGAGCGTGGTGGCTGGTGGCTCTGTGCTCGCTCGTCGGGGGAATGGCGTATGCGATGAGCGGTCGCCGCTGGTTGCGGATCTATCGCGGAGAGCCCGCGGCGCATGCCCGGGGTGAATCAGGTGCGTGGCTGGCCACTATGGGCGCGCTTGCGCTTGCTGGCTTGGCGTTCTTGATGATCGGCCGCTGATGCCCGATCTTGATTCGCACCTTCAGGCGCCGGCCAGACTGAGGCTGATGACGACGCTGACCGCCGTATCCGAGGTCGAGTTCTCGACCCTTCGCGACAACCTCAACGTCAGCGACTCCGTACTCTCCAAGCATCTGGCGGCACTTGGGGAAGTTCGCTACATCAAGAGCCGCAAGGGCGTTCATCTCGGTCGGCGGACAACCTGGATCTCCATGACCTCCACAGGCGGCAAGGCGCTCCGTGAGCACGCTGCGGTGCTCAGGGAACTGATCGCTGGGGTGGAGTAGCGCAACTGGCTGCGACCCGGCTACTGGTGTCCGCGCTTGCCTACGTGCGGTGGTTCGAGGTGCTGACCGCCACTTTGGCTGCCGACGCCCCAGAGATTGGCGACAGCTAGGTTGCGGTCTGGTCTGTCGAGGCAGCAGCGCTGGCGCTGCGGTATGCGAGCCATGCTTTCGGAACTTGAGCGGACGAGGGGGTTCACCGTGTGGGAATGGACTCTCCAGGTGCTCGGTGTTCTGATCGGGGGATCGGCGGGCGCGTACCTCTACGGACGGGTCCGCCGACGTAAGGCGGCTGCGGCCTTCACAGCAGGGCGTGATGCGATCGGGTCTGCTGCACGAATAGGTGACACCTGACCTGTGGTGCCGGAGGGCACCGCTGGAAGGATGTGCACCGTGCCCAGACCCCACCCCAAGGAGTTCCGCGACGACGTCGTGGCCGTGGCCCGCCGCGGTGATGCTCCGATCAAAGAGATCGCGAAAGACTTCGGAATCAGCGAGTCGTGCCTGCGCAACTGGATGCAGGCCGCCGACGTCCAGGACGGCAACCGTCCCGGCGTAACGGTCAGCGAGTCGGCCGAACTGCGCGAGATGCGTCGCCGCAACCGGCTCCTCGAGCAGGAGAACGAGATCGTGCGTCGCGCGGCGGCGTACTTCGCCCAGGCGCACCTGCCGGGAAAATGATGTACCCGCTCGTGAGTGAGCTCGCTAGCGACGGGATCCCCGTCGCGGTGACGTGCCGGGTACTCAAGCTCGCCAGACAGCCCTACTACCGCTGGCTCGCCGCGCCGATCACAGCTCGTGAACTGGACGAGGCGTACCTGGCGAACGTGCTGTTCGATGCCCACGTCGACGATCCCGAGTTCGGGCACCGGCTGCTGGCCGACGAAGCCGACAAGGCCGGCCTGCGCGCCAGTGACCGGCGGGTCTGGCGGATCTGCCGGGACAACCAGTGGTGGTCGGTGTTCGGCAAGAAGCGCGCCAAGAACGGCAAGAAGGCCGGCCCGCCAGCCCACGACGACCGCGTGCTGCGGATCTTCCGCGCCGACGCACCCAACCGGTTGTGGCTCTGGGACATCACCGAGCACCCCACCGCCGAGGGCAAGCTCTACCTGTGTGCGATCAAGGACGTGTACTCCAACCGGATCGTGGGGTACTCGATCAGCGACCGCATGACCTCCACGGCGGTGAACGCCCTGGCCAGCGCCGTGCAGCGCGTCGTGACGTGGCCGGCTGCATCGTCCACTCGGACCGGGGCAGCCAATTTCGAAGCCGAAAGGTGCTGCGCGAGCTGGACCGACACACCCTGGTCGGATCGATGGGGCAAGTCGCCTCGGCCGGGGACAACGCGGCGATGGAGAGCTTCTTCTCGTTGCTGCAGAAGAACGTCCTGGACCGGCGCCGCTGGGCCAACCGCGACGAGCTCCGCCTGGCGATCATCACGTGGATCGAACGGACCTACCACCGCCGCCGACGCCAGGCCCGCCTGGGTCGACTGACCCCCATCGAGTACGAGACCATCAACACCCCTCAGGTCGCACTCGCCGCCTGAGACCGACTGTCACCTATTCGTGCAGCAGACCCATCTTCCCTGGATGGGTAGTGGGTAGCCGGTCGTACTGCAGAGCCCCCGGTGGACTGCTTGTCATAACGCAGAACGACATCTATCACGTCGTCGATCGCGGGATGCCCATCACTCGCCACGACTTACCCACCGATCGACTTGAAATTGTTGCGGTCCGACGAGGCACGCGGGCCGACCACAAGCACATGCCAGCCGGCTGGCAAGTCATGGAGTGCTTGGACGACTACGAGAAGGTCTGGATCGCGTGCCACGAGAGCGAGATGCGCTTCGTGGAACAGGCATTCGCGCGTTCGTCACAGCCGCCTCGATCGACATTGCCCTAACCACAGACTCGTGAACCGAACGACGCTTGACGACAGGAAGAGCGCGACTCATCACCGAGTAAGTCGTGTCTTTGCGTGCGACTCGAGCCGCCGTACCGATGTCTGTGGGGTGCTCGGTGTCGGTGTCATGGCGCTCCTCGCCCCGAACATGGCGAGCGTGGGCGCGTTCACGAATCGAACCAGCCCGGCTCCGTCGACAAGGAGAATCGAATCCGGCAGCGCGCCCAGGGGCCCAACGATCACGCCGCCGATACGGGGGTCTGCTGCGGTTCTGGGCCAGTCAAGCAACGATACGTATAGGTCCGCGGCATGCCGATGACCGGTGCTCAGCACCTTCCACGAACTTCTCACCCGTCATTTTCAGTGTTGGAGGATGCCATGATCGACGGAGAAGACATACCGACCTTGATCGAGTGGGCGGGTGGCCCTGTCGCCATCACCCGACTCATCAATTCGTTCTACGACAGGGTGGAGGCTGACGAGCTGCTGAGCCCGTTCTTTCCTGGCGGAGTCAGCCAGACTCATCGCGAGCACGTCAGCTCGTGGTGGATCGAGGTCCTCGGCGGGCCCGCCCGGTACACCGAACGGCTGGGCGGGTACGAGGCGATGCTCACCCACCATCGCGGACTAGGCATCACCGGCGAACAGCGACTGCGGTTCGCTACCACGATGAGCCAAGCAGCCGACGACGCAGACCTGCCCGCCGATCCTGAGTTCCGCGCGGCAATGATCGGCTACCTGGAGTGGGGGACTCGCCTGGCTATGGCCAACTCCCAGCAGGACGCCCAACCCATCGCCCACGCACCGGTCCCACGGTGGGGCTGGGGCGTTGCCCCGCCATACCAGCCATAAAACAAGAACTCAGATCTTCCCCGATTGGTTGCATCGGGCACGGGCAAAGGCGAAAAAGCCAACGCCACGTAACACCAACTAAGTGGAATCCGACCAGCGTCGCTCTTCTGGTCAGGGCCAACTTGCCTCGTGCGGTCTCGGCGTTTGGCGGAGGCGTCGGCATTGGCGGACGCCGATACAACTGCTGGCCAGAGCCCGTTCGTGAAAAGCCTGGACCTGGACCTCAGCGGCGGCGATGGCTTTGTCGCAACAGGCAGTTTGCTGACTGGGCCCCCACTACCCAATCGAGACGTGTCAGCCGGGTAGGCGGAACGCGGCATCGCGCGGAGGCGCGGTCCGCTGCCAACCGCGAGACTCCAACTTGAGGATGACCTGTTGCCTGAGTCCGTCCCAGTGATTTGGATCTTGGAGTGGATAGAGGCTGTCCAGTGCGTGCCAAAGGCCCGGTTGTCCGGAGAAGTACAGGCGCCCGTCACGACGTTCCGCGTTATCGCGCCCCAAGCGGCGAGCAAATCGGCAAGAGAATTAGGGTGCCCGATGGGGATAGATCGTGTCGAGTCAAACCGCCCACCGGCATTTCCCACCAGCTCTATAAGGGCGCCTTGCGCAATGGCCTGGACCGGGTTCAGATCGCGAGGGACAGGTGGAACCTCGTCTCGACGTCGGCGTCCTCTTCCGAGATTCCCACCTTGTTTACCCATGGAGTCGATACTGCCATGGCGCCCCGTAGGTTCGAATGTGCGGCGCCCGCCGCATCCGCATTCGGCGTAGGGAGCCCCCATGTTCGTCGCCATCCGTGACCTCGGCACGCACCTCGAGGTCGACACCCTTCTGATCCCCCCACCACCACTTCCTGCTGGTCGTGGCCCAGTCGCGCGTTGACCTCGAGGCCGCCTACGGGTTCCCGGACGAGTCCGGCCCCCACACGCAGTTGCTCGGTTGGGCGTCTCTCACATTGGGAAGTGAAAACCGCTCCTCTCGCGGAGATGGTTGCCACCTTCCGCGAAGTAGACCAGGGTGCGCAACTACAACCTTCGCTCCTCGACGTGCGTCGGTCAAAGCCTGACTAATGACAGGCGTGAAGTTGCACCCATGGGTCTCGGATCGTGAGCCCGCCCAGGTAGCCACGCTCTCCAGACGTCGTCGCAATGTGGGTGGGCATCGTTCGCCAGCATCTGAATCGTTGAGTCGCTGGTCGGCAGGGATCGGCTTGGTCGGTGAACAGCACACAGGACGAGTTCCTGGAAGACGATCCGTAAGACACGAGGAAGTCGACGAACTCAAGTGCGACGTTGACTCAGCCCCGCATCTTCGTGATATCGAACACGAAACGGTGCACCTTGGGATTGTTGCGGCACACCAGCAAACGCTCGGTGATGTCTTCGTGCTCGACGTACTTGGTGCCGTCTGACTTGGTCTTGTCGACTGGTTTCTGTCCC harbors:
- a CDS encoding sensor histidine kinase, whose amino-acid sequence is MSTPGARWLGRWVGQPMLELAYVVGSLFLGLVAGTVTVAGLAVGVGLLPVFLLGVPVLVAVSYVVHALAIIELKRAGLFLDVTLRPRPMPSLGGNALGRRGMVRRALARVRSAEFWKEAVYCLLLLPLGMLSGTLVISAWAVALAGVALPAYAGFLPGDGVVTWLHWSNGAEIVTGFALGVVVALLARVLTGGVAAAHLALAEALLSPSEKDALRGEVTRLTETRSRMVDAADAERRRIERDLHDGAQQHLVALAMNLGRAQLKFDTDPEGARALVNQAHQEAKDSIVTLRNVVRGVHPAVLTDRGLDAALSALAARSPVPVRVYVDVAQRPSPTVEAVAYFVVSESLTNIARHSGAAHAAVRIERAGDQLRVEVADDGRGGAAETPGGGLAGLRDRVAAVDGSLRVDSPPGGGTAVTVEVPCAS
- a CDS encoding MBL fold metallo-hydrolase, producing the protein MSETFWICATCGVEHAARVECRICEDERQWVPAEGQLWTTLEELVESGHRGAVVELESDLYAVTATPGVGIGQTCMLVRTPAGNLLWDPLGYVDDALVDQVLALGEVVAVAASHPHMFGVQVAWSMALGGVPVLVSEADREWVARPHPAIRLWSAVEHIAPGLSLVQVGGHFPGSAVAHWAAGRRGRGVILAGDTVMANPDRTSVSFMRSYPNRIPLSGPVVERIAAALNRLEFDTLYSNFGNAITRDAKAVLRRSVDRHIGWVRGEFDHLT
- a CDS encoding group II truncated hemoglobin; the encoded protein is MIDGEDIPTLIEWAGGPVAITRLINSFYDRVEADELLSPFFPGGVSQTHREHVSSWWIEVLGGPARYTERLGGYEAMLTHHRGLGITGEQRLRFATTMSQAADDADLPADPEFRAAMIGYLEWGTRLAMANSQQDAQPIAHAPVPRWGWGVAPPYQP
- a CDS encoding transcriptional regulator; protein product: MTTLTAVSEVEFSTLRDNLNVSDSVLSKHLAALGEVRYIKSRKGVHLGRRTTWISMTSTGGKALREHAAVLRELIAGVE
- a CDS encoding response regulator transcription factor; this encodes MRVLIAEDSVLLREGLVHLLTDAGLTVVAAVDDADRLLRGVDELGPDICVIDIRMPPTFNDEGVRAALVIRAQHPEVAVLMLSQYVEERYALDLIASNPRGFGYLLKDRVADVAEFVEAVRRVATGGTALDPEVIQQLLVRSRRHDPMKTLTPRESQVLGLMAEGRSNAGIASEMVVGESAVEKHVSSIFSKLGLPPAEQDHRRVLAVLRWLNG